In one Rhopalosiphum padi isolate XX-2018 chromosome 3, ASM2088224v1, whole genome shotgun sequence genomic region, the following are encoded:
- the LOC132924544 gene encoding uncharacterized protein LOC132924544, with amino-acid sequence MDHEPVRAREIIRSHVLQLIESVAPTTTNLNDTEESDLKMSNVLAFIYKDHTNSTNDASTQFTGYLSEPQLRFDLNPLEWWRTREEKYPAIATIAKKYLAIPSTSASSERCFSTAGN; translated from the coding sequence ATGGATCATGAACCCGTAAGAGCTAGAGAGATAATCCGATCACATGTCTTGCAGCTCATTGAATCAGTTGCCCCAACTACTACAAATCTTAATGATACAGAAGAAAGCGATTTGAAAATGAGTAATGTGTTAGCATTTATTTACAAAGACCATACTAATAGTACAAATGATGCATCTACACAGTTTACGGGATATCTTTCAGAACCTCAACTTCGATTTGACTTAAATCCCTTAGAGTGGTGGAGAACACGAGAAGAAAAATATCCAGCAATAGCAACTATTgccaaaaaatatttagcaaTCCCATCAACATCGGCAAGTTCAGAGAGATGCTTCTCAACGGCaggtaactaa